GTACCCCAAAGCCCAGTATGGTTATTTCTCTGATTGGTGCCGGTGGCAAAACGTCAACCTTATTTTGGCTCGCCAACCAATATCGTCAGCGGCAATTATCCGTACTGGTGACAACCACGACTAAAATGTATTTACCGTCATCACAACAGGCGGATTATATTATTTCTCTGTCCACATCACAGAATATTCCCCTCCCGCGGCGCAGTTCACAAATCGAATATTTAACTGGCCAACATCAGCTACACATTGCTCGGTCAGGTATCAGCTTTGCATATCAATCACTGATACCTGAACAGTGCAATACCAATAACAGCTTGGCGCAGGATGTTACGCCACTAAAAGTACAAGGGGTCGCGCCACAAGATATTGATGCGCTGGCTGCGATGGGACTCTTTGATGTGATTTTGGTGGAAGCTGATGGCGCTAAACATAGATGGGTTAAATGTCCTGACAGCCATGAACCCGCCCTGCCCCGGCACAGTGATATTGTCATTGCTGTCACCGGCGCTGAGGCTTTAGGCAAACCTGTCAGTGACAGACATATTCATCGTCTGGCGCGATTTAGCCGCATTACCGGTTGCAAGGCTGGCGAGAGACTGACACTGATGCATCTTGCTCGGCTTATTCGCCACCCCGACGGCATGTTTAAACAGGTGCCTACGGGCTGTCGTTGCATCTGGCTGCTAAATAAAGCCTGTCAGTGCAACTTATGGCAAGGCGAAGGATGCAGTGACAAAGCGCTGGCTCCCGCCCGGCTGCGGCAATTATTAAATAGCCACCGGCAACTGGATGCCATTTGGCTGGCAGATATGGATATACCCGCGCTGTATCAGGTGATCACCCCCTAATTTGCAGCAGGTTAAGGACTTACTATGAGCATTTTCGAACACGCGGCCCGTTTGGAGCAGGACAACCAGGCCTTTGCCCTCGCCAGCATTATCGAAACCCGAGGCTCTGCGCCGCGACATCAAGGCAAGATGATCGTCAAAGCCGATGGCAATATTATCGGTACGGTCGGTGGCGGTATGATTGAGCGCTACATTATTGATCAAGCAATAGAAGCTATTAAAGCAGGCGAATCCCGCACAGTAACCGGGCGAATGGCGCGCACAGGTCACAATGCCATGGATATGGATTGCGGTGGTGCCATGACGGTCTTTATTGAGGTGATAGGCAATAAACCGGCTCTGGTGCTGGTTGGTGCTGGTCATGTTAACCGGGCACTCGCGCAGGCCGCCCATGTATTGGGGTTTGCGATTACGGTTGCAGACTGTTATAGCGAAAGCTTAAAAGAGCAGCACTTTCCCAACGGCACACAGCGCATTCTCGGTGCCACCATGGAGCAGGCTATTGAGCAACTTACCATTACCCCTGAGAGCTTTGTGGTGATCGCCACCAACCATCAGGATCAAGACGCTATCAGTAAACTGGTAGATTGCGACTGCCGTTATATCGGGTTGATGGCCAGCCGCCGCAAAGTACAGGTGCTATTTTCCCATTTGCGCACCTTGGGTGTCAGTGAGCAGCGCATCAGCCAAATTCATTCCCCGGTGGGCTTTAATATCGGGGC
This region of Shewanella sp. NFH-SH190041 genomic DNA includes:
- the yqeC gene encoding selenium cofactor biosynthesis protein YqeC, encoding MFPRILLPGYKACHGDNDKSANSTPKPSMVISLIGAGGKTSTLFWLANQYRQRQLSVLVTTTTKMYLPSSQQADYIISLSTSQNIPLPRRSSQIEYLTGQHQLHIARSGISFAYQSLIPEQCNTNNSLAQDVTPLKVQGVAPQDIDALAAMGLFDVILVEADGAKHRWVKCPDSHEPALPRHSDIVIAVTGAEALGKPVSDRHIHRLARFSRITGCKAGERLTLMHLARLIRHPDGMFKQVPTGCRCIWLLNKACQCNLWQGEGCSDKALAPARLRQLLNSHRQLDAIWLADMDIPALYQVITP